In a genomic window of SAR324 cluster bacterium:
- a CDS encoding OmpA family protein: MRNITRGKKSLVLGSFLVALSGCTDYLFPPQPPESVETNQLSANSDQSNLSEIAKEPVSALEQVAGTTDNGDPDETYRQRQLEREALMKRLEAKQKEMAETDNSDSLLSGALLNPDGSFAAPGQNTALITSMSDDERRRLLDAIHTQLAEYQNLGIPPIRDERADLLMPRIFFDYDKSAIRNEFKDRLLQISRNLLRELERRGDMILQVEGHADERGNEEYNLVLGHQRANSVKDLLKSYVADPATLQTVSFGEEFPAVPQSNEQAWSQNRRVQFTFLLRP, encoded by the coding sequence ATGCGAAATATTACCAGAGGAAAAAAGTCATTGGTCTTGGGCAGTTTTCTGGTGGCCTTGTCTGGTTGTACGGATTATCTCTTCCCTCCCCAGCCTCCAGAAAGTGTTGAGACCAATCAACTCAGCGCCAACAGTGACCAAAGCAATCTGAGTGAAATTGCAAAGGAACCTGTTTCTGCATTGGAACAGGTAGCTGGAACTACAGATAACGGTGATCCTGATGAAACCTATCGGCAAAGGCAGTTGGAGCGAGAAGCACTAATGAAGAGGCTGGAAGCTAAGCAAAAAGAGATGGCAGAGACAGATAACTCTGACAGTCTTTTGAGCGGGGCTCTTTTGAATCCAGATGGTAGCTTTGCCGCTCCAGGTCAAAACACTGCTTTGATCACTTCCATGAGTGATGATGAGAGACGCCGCTTATTAGATGCTATTCATACACAATTAGCAGAATACCAAAACCTAGGAATTCCTCCTATCCGTGATGAGCGAGCAGATTTGCTGATGCCAAGAATTTTTTTTGATTACGATAAAAGTGCAATTCGCAACGAATTTAAAGACCGACTTCTCCAAATTTCCCGCAATCTACTCCGTGAACTCGAGAGAAGAGGGGATATGATTCTTCAGGTTGAGGGGCATGCAGATGAGAGGGGGAACGAGGAGTACAATCTGGTTCTCGGACATCAGCGAGCAAATTCTGTAAAAGATCTGCTGAAATCTTATGTTGCTGATCCAGCAACACTCCAAACGGTCAGTTTTGGTGAGGAGTTCCCTGCAGTACCCCAATCCAATGAACAAGCCTGGAGTCAGAACCGTCGAGTACAGTTTACCTTCCTACTTCGCCCTTGA